Proteins from a genomic interval of Pecten maximus chromosome 13, xPecMax1.1, whole genome shotgun sequence:
- the LOC117340525 gene encoding C-type lectin domain family 7 member A-like: protein MAERRKRGPAKTQTDSAKKRRKISNADIQYNEFGKAIDGSVNIEFSSVMVATGARSKLHCASLCDQHSWCLAISWDNNNHECQELSRTLTPEATPSYTTTYTALYIGQGYTYIAGTLVKFFRNSGRFSWQGAQDYCGNEGGRLLVIDTLEKYNAVKTYNALSGLWWVGATEVSSTWTWTTGQAMDSSIPIVIDSTYTCLSFYFGDLNDSKCTWEAYFICEK from the exons atggcggaacgccgaaagCGTGGACCtgcgaaaacgcagacagattctgccaaaaaaagaCGCAAAA TTTCAAACGCTGATATCCAGTATAATGAATTCGGCAAAGCTATTGATGGATCGGTCAATATAGAATTCTCAAGTGTCATGGTAGCTACTGGAGCGAGGTCAAAGCTACACTGTGCGTCTCTCTGTGACCAACACTCCTGGTGTCTAGCCATCAGTTGGGATAATAACAACCATGAATGTCAGGAGCTGTCTAGGACTCTGACTCCGGAGGCTACACCATcatacaccacgacatacacag CATTGTATATAGGACAGGGCTATACTTATATAGCCGGAACGCTCGTCAAGTTCTTCAGAAACTCCGGACGTTTTTCCTGGCAAGGGGCTCAGGACTACTGTGGCAACGAGGGCGGGAGATTGCTCGTTATAGATACTCTCGAGAAGTACAATGCCGTGAAGACTTATAACGCCCTATCAG GGCTGTGGTGGGTAGGGGCGACAGAGGTGAGCAGTACCTGGACATGGACGACTGGACAGGCTATGGATTCTAGCATCCCAATAGTGATCGATAGTACATATACCTGCCTGTCGTTCTATTTCGGAGACCTCAATGACAGCAAATGTACATGGGAAGCATATTTCATTTGTGAAAAGTGA